GGCAGATGGGAATATCGCGGTACAAGTTGTTATTGCATCCCTCCAAAAGATACTACCGAAGGTAAACCAGGCAATGGTAATATCATCACTTTTACTGCCGATACCTATAAACGCTTTAAAAAGGATACACTGGTAAAAAGCGGCACCTATCGCACACGCAAATACAATGGCAACCGCGATCAGATTGTTTATGATAATGATACATCCAATATCGTGTTTTTCAGGATAGCGAATAAAATCCTCACTTTTTACGGTACAGTTCCGCTGGCTGCCGACGGACCGGAATATCATTATGAAAAGCGGTAAAAATTTACTGTACTATTCAGGGTGTCACCTGCACGAAAACGAACGATGCATGTATCAAATCGATGCATCGCGCTAAAGCAAACCTTCATTAAACAACTGTAAATCAATAATATAAATTCATGGCATTTAATTTGAGCCTGCTATTGCAGTAATAACATAATATCATGAAACACGGCAAACAACTGGAAAGGCGCACTTTTAACCAGGACCGTTTTGAAATACTGATTAAACGGCAAAAAACAGGTAAAGCCACCTTTAGCGAACTCACCGAACTGGATGAGATTGTAAACCGTGACCCCGAAATCCGCGAAATTGTGCTGGAAGAAATGCAGGATGCTGACACTCCCAAACCTCCGGATAATGCCCCCACTCAGGCCATACAAAAACCGGTGAGGCAAAGCTTTTTCGAAAAAATAAAAACATTCATTAACCGGTTGTTTTCCCCGGCAAACACTGATTTAAGCACTGCTATTGCCGCATAAGACTACAAGCCCTCTTTAATTTTAATTTTTTCGACCTCGTTAAACAAAAACAGAACAATGTTTATGGATATGTTTGCAGCATCGCCATAAACAAAACGTGTATGAAAATTTTTCAGCAATTGCTGCAGCTCAGGGAGCGTAAACGGGGCTTTCATCTCATCACTTCCGAAGTGGTGAATGCGCTCCCTCAAATACATGAGCTAAAAACCGGCATCTGCCAGGTTTTTATCCAGCATACCTCGGCCTCGCTGGCCATTAATGAAAATGCCGACCCAACCGTGAGGCAGGATTTTGAAATGTTTTTCAGTAAGGCTGTGCCCGAAAATGATCCTGATTATTTACACGATGATGAAGGTCCCGACGATATGCCCGCGCATTTAAAGGCGGCGCTTTTAGGCAGCTCGGTAACTATCCCAATCCGCAACGGTCGGCTGGCTTTGGGTATGTGGCAGGGCATTTACCTGTGCGAGCATCGTAATTATGGAGGCAGCCGCATGCTGGTTATTACCGCATGGGGCGAATAAAAAACAGATAAAAACGCAATTATTATTGTATTGAATACAATTAATTTACACTTTTGAAAAATTAATGTAAATTGATACTCTTTTAACTTGTATAAGCCCGCCGGTTATAAGCTTATATCAAATGTTGTTCTATATTTGTTTTTCATCATAAAATATCAAGGTTATAAATGCTCAAGTATTCTAAGCAAACAAGGTTACTATTGGCTGTTGATTGTATAATTTTTGGCTTCGATGGCGAGGTTTTAAAGATATTGCTTATAAAACGCGGTTTCCAGCCCGAAAAAGGAAACTGGAGCCTGATGGGCGGCTTTGTACAGCCCGATGAAAGCCTTGATCAAAGTGCCAACCGCATTTTAAAGCAGCTAACCGGCCTGGAGGGCGTGTATCTTGAACAACTATACACCTTTGGCCAGCCACAGCGCGACCCTATTGAACGTACCGTTTCGGTTGCTTATTTTGCCTTAATTGATATCCACAAATACGAAACCCAGATCAGCGATGACTACCAGGCCGAGTGGTTTCAGCTTAAACGTGCACCCAAACTGATATTCGATCAGCAGGAAATGGTGGAGCAGGCCCGCAAGCGCATCCGCTATAAAGCAGCTATGCACCCTATCTTGTTCGAGCTTTTGCCAACCAAGTTCACCATTCCGCAATTGCAAACGCTTTATGAGTGCGTATTTAACACCACTATTGATAAACGCAATTTTAGCAAACGTGTACTGGCAACCGGCCTGCTCATTAAACTGGCCGATAAGGATAAAGCAGGGTCGAAACGCGGAGCTTATTACTATCAGCTCAACATGCAAAACTATTATGCCAAGTTCCAGGCTTTCATGAACTTTATTCCAAATCCGGATACTTTATAAGTAACAATTCGTTTCCATTAATTATATTTAAGCAAATAGGTTTTACCCTGCCACCTGCATTTTGTTTACGTGTTTCCCAACCATATGGTATTTTACACGTATAACATTATTGGCTATTTTAAACCGCTGCACTCTTATTTGCGTAACATTAATTAATGAAAAGATCCGTAAGCTTTTTAGCGCTGCTTTTATTTATCCTACCTGCATGTTTCGGACAGTCGACGGAGCTGAAGAAACTAAAAAACAAGCTGCCTTTAATTCGCGATAGCATCCAATACATCAATACGCTAAACCGCCTTGGCCTGCTGATGTATGAACAAAACATCGATAGTTCGTTTTACTACGCCAAACGCGCCCGGGCCATGGCCGAAAGGCTCGATTATAAAGCGGGCAAGGCCGGTGCCCTTAATGTAATTGGTATTGTATACGATTTAAAAGGCAACCTGCAGTTATCGCTCAGGTATTATAACGAGGCTTACAACCTTTTTAAAGAGCTTCATGATACATCAAACGTAATACAGGGTTTGATGAACATCGGCCTGGTATTTAACGAAAACAAGGAAGATAAAAAGGCCATCAACTTTTTTAAGCGGGCCTTAAATACCGGCAAAACACTACAGCGCGATTCCATCATGTCGTTAGTGTTGTGTAACTACCTGTTGTTGTACCCCGAGCAGATCCCGAAAGATTCGGTTGCTATTTACCTGGAAAAAGCACGGCAGATAGGTTTTAAATTTAACGATAAGCGCATGCTGCTGGAGGCCGACCAGATTCAGAGCCTTCTTTACCTGCTAAGCAACGAACGCGAAAAAGGTATAGCCCTGCTTCAGCACGCTATTGATAGCGGCCTGAAAATGGAACTTTATTATTTGAGCCTTGATATGATTATCAATATTGGCGACCTGTACGTTGCTCCGGATACATTAAAGGCCATCACGTATTACAAACAGGGGCTTGCCATTGCCGAAAAAAGCGGCTATCATTATTACGAAAAAATTTTTGGCAAAAAGCTGTACGATATCTACATCGCCCAAAATAATCTTGCTGAAGTGCAGCGCTACAGCGAAAAGCTGCTGAAACTGTATGATGATGAGGAGAAATTCACCAACACATCGGGCTTTGATTATATCGATTACGCCCTGAAAGATCAACAATTGGAGGCCATCACCATCAGGAGCCAAAACAGGCAAATAGTTGCGATAATACTGGGGATTTTATTTATCATTACGGCAATCAGCGTAATTTTTATCTACCGCTTATACAGCCTCAAGAAACGGCACGGCAAAACCCTCGAGGCCCTGAACCAAAAGGTGCAGCAACGCAACGAAAAGCTGGAGATAGATCACGAATTTAATAACCGCCTGGTATCCATCCTCGCGCACGATTTCAGGCAGCCTATAGGTGCGCTCAAAACACTGGCTACTGTATTAAAAGACTCAGACACTTTTACCCGTGAAGAACTGATGGAACTGGTTGATACTATGGAACATTCATCAAATATTTCGCTGGAGATTTTTGAAAACATTTTGCACTGGATCAAGCAGCAGTTATCGGGTTTTGAATATAACGCTGTTCCCCTGCCGCTACATGAACTGGTTGACGAAGCCCTGCAGCCCTTTGCCCTAATGGGTGATGATCACCACCTGCATTTTGTTAATACTGTTGACCCCGGTATTGTTATTTATGCCGATAAGGAACTGGTGCAGTTTATCCATCGCAATTTTATTCATAATGCCATCAAGTTTTCGCCGGATAGTTCAACAATTACCATAAGCGCCGGAAACGGGAGTAATGATACCACTGTTTGTGTAAAGGACGAAGGCAAAGGTATTTCGCCGGATAAATTGAAACTACTGTTTAATTTTCAGGCTAACATGCAATACAGCAACGAAAAGGAAAAAGGTGCCGGTGTAGCGCTGATGATCTGCAAGGATTTTGTTGATAAAATGAACGGGAATATCTGGGTAGAGAATAATGAAGTGCGGGGAGCTGCGTTTTGTTATTCGCTGCCGAAGCCAAAGTGAACATACCGCCCGGTTTACTCACCCGATCTACGCTTCGCTGGATCACCCTCTCTCCCGCTTTGCGACAAAGAGGGTTGGAAAATAAATTAAAACAAAAGTCCCTTCTTTACGCGCAGCGAAGAGAGGGGTGACAAGCGCGGCGATGTCGGGGTGAGTAA
The sequence above is a segment of the Mucilaginibacter celer genome. Coding sequences within it:
- a CDS encoding secondary thiamine-phosphate synthase enzyme YjbQ translates to MKIFQQLLQLRERKRGFHLITSEVVNALPQIHELKTGICQVFIQHTSASLAINENADPTVRQDFEMFFSKAVPENDPDYLHDDEGPDDMPAHLKAALLGSSVTIPIRNGRLALGMWQGIYLCEHRNYGGSRMLVITAWGE
- a CDS encoding NUDIX hydrolase produces the protein MLKYSKQTRLLLAVDCIIFGFDGEVLKILLIKRGFQPEKGNWSLMGGFVQPDESLDQSANRILKQLTGLEGVYLEQLYTFGQPQRDPIERTVSVAYFALIDIHKYETQISDDYQAEWFQLKRAPKLIFDQQEMVEQARKRIRYKAAMHPILFELLPTKFTIPQLQTLYECVFNTTIDKRNFSKRVLATGLLIKLADKDKAGSKRGAYYYQLNMQNYYAKFQAFMNFIPNPDTL
- a CDS encoding ATP-binding protein codes for the protein MKRSVSFLALLLFILPACFGQSTELKKLKNKLPLIRDSIQYINTLNRLGLLMYEQNIDSSFYYAKRARAMAERLDYKAGKAGALNVIGIVYDLKGNLQLSLRYYNEAYNLFKELHDTSNVIQGLMNIGLVFNENKEDKKAINFFKRALNTGKTLQRDSIMSLVLCNYLLLYPEQIPKDSVAIYLEKARQIGFKFNDKRMLLEADQIQSLLYLLSNEREKGIALLQHAIDSGLKMELYYLSLDMIINIGDLYVAPDTLKAITYYKQGLAIAEKSGYHYYEKIFGKKLYDIYIAQNNLAEVQRYSEKLLKLYDDEEKFTNTSGFDYIDYALKDQQLEAITIRSQNRQIVAIILGILFIITAISVIFIYRLYSLKKRHGKTLEALNQKVQQRNEKLEIDHEFNNRLVSILAHDFRQPIGALKTLATVLKDSDTFTREELMELVDTMEHSSNISLEIFENILHWIKQQLSGFEYNAVPLPLHELVDEALQPFALMGDDHHLHFVNTVDPGIVIYADKELVQFIHRNFIHNAIKFSPDSSTITISAGNGSNDTTVCVKDEGKGISPDKLKLLFNFQANMQYSNEKEKGAGVALMICKDFVDKMNGNIWVENNEVRGAAFCYSLPKPK